A region from the Buteo buteo chromosome 19, bButBut1.hap1.1, whole genome shotgun sequence genome encodes:
- the TOM1 gene encoding target of Myb1 membrane trafficking protein → MDFLLGNPFSSPVGQRIERATDGSLRSEDWALNMEICDIINETEEGPKDAFRAIKKRIVGNKNFHEVMLALTVLETCVKNCGHRFHVLVSSQDFVEGVLVRTILPKNNPPAIVHDKVLTLIQSWADAFRSSPDLTGVVAVYEDLRRKGLEFPMTDLDMLSPIHTPQRTVYSSDSQSGQNSPAVNCPQQIESILHPVTLPTGRGTSSDAPITPTPEQIGKLRSELEVVNGNMKVMSEMLTELVPSQAEPSDLELLQELNRTCRAMQQRVLELIPRVLHEQLTEELLLINDNLNNVFLRHERFERLRTGQPVKAPNEAENSLIDLGPSPPSAVRQPEVTNNLSSQLAGMNLGSSSVSAGLHTLDTSGKLEEEFDMFALTRGSSLAEQRREVKYEDPQASKGLAGALDARQQNTGTVPVPQANFMEDIEKWLSTDVGESEDAKGVTSEEFDKFLEERAKVADRLPTLSSSSAGTSVSPPAASRHRKQAKEDDAMFAL, encoded by the exons AGAGAGCTACTGATGGGTCCCTGCGGAGTGAGGACTGGGCTCTCAACATGGAGATCTGCGACATCATTAACGAGACTGAAGAAGG GCCCAAAGATGCCTTCCGAGCCATTAAGAAGAGAATTGTAGGAAATAAGAACTTCCATGAAGTGATGCTGGCTTTGACG GTCCTGGAAACATGCGTCAAAAACTGTGGCCATCGCTTCCATGTCCTTGTGTCCAGCCAGGACTTTGTAGAAGGTGTCCTGGTGAGAACAATCCTGCCGAAGAACAATCCGCCTGCCATAGTGCATGACAAGGTGCTGACCCTCATCCAG TCCTGGGCAGATGCCTTCCGCAGCTCACCGGACTTGACAGGTGTCGTTGCTGTCTATGAAGACCTGAGACGGAAGGGTCTGGAGTTCCCCATGACTGATCTGGACATGCTGTCACCCATCCACACACCACAGAGG ACTGTGTATAGCTCTGACTCCCAATCTGGACAGAACTCACCTGCGGTCAACTGCCCTCAGCAGATAGAGTCCATCCTCCACCCTGTCACCCTGCCCACCGGGAGAGGCACATCCAGCGACGCGCCCATCAcacccacgccagagcag ATCGGGAAGCTGCGCAGTGAGCTGGAAGTGGTGAACGGGAACATGAAGGTCATGTCGGAGATGTTGACGGAGCTGGTGCCGTCCCAGGCTGAGCCTTCCgacctggagctgctgcaa GAGCTGAATCGGACATGCAGAGCCATGCAGCAGCGTGTGCTGGAGCTGATTCCCCGTGTCCTCCATGAGCAACTCACTGAGGAGCTGCTCCTCATCAATGACAACCTCAACAATGTGTTTCTGCGCCATGAAAG GTTCGAGCGTCTTCGGACAGGACAGCCTGTTAAG gCACCAAATGAGGCAGAGAACAGCTTGATTGACCTGGGACCCAGTCCTCCTTCTGCAGTGAGACAGCCTGAAGTCACCAACAATCTGTCCTCTCAGCTGGCTGGAATGA ACCTGGGCTCGAGCAGCGTAAGTGCGGGGCTGCACACCCTTGACACCTCTGGCAAGCTAGAAGAAGAGTTTGACATGTTTGCCCTGACCCGTGGCAGCTCGCTGGCTGAGCAGCGCAGAGA GGTAAAGTACGAAGATCCCCAAGCCTCCAAAGGACTCGCTGGTGCCCTGGATGCCCGGCAGCAGAACACAGGAACG GTGCCGGTTCCCCAAGCCAATTTCATGGAAGACATAGAAAAATGGCTCTCCACTGATGTG GGAGAGTCAGAGGATGCCAAAGGTGTCACCAGCGAAG agTTTGACAAGTTTCTGGAAGAGCGAGCAAAAGTTGCGGACCGGCTACCCACTTTGTCCAGCTCCTCAGCAGGGACGTCCgtctcccctcctgctgccagccgTCATCGGAAGCAAGCAAAGGAAGATGATGCTATGTTTGCCTTGTGA